The nucleotide window ATCCGGCATGCTCGCATAGATCGCCGTAGCCGCACCGGATGCGAAGTCCGGATGCGCGAGCAAGCGCCCGATGAACGTCGGGATGTCCCCCGCCCCGCCTGCGGTCGGGTTGTCACCGGAGTCGCTGATGAAAACGGCCTTCTGTTTGAGCGCGGCGGCCTTCGCGATGCAGGTGTCCGCATCGTGGGCCTCCACGCAGAAATCGAAATCATAACGCGCATCCCAATACACACGCGCGATCCGCACCGTTTCCTCACGACACGCGGTTTCATCGGTGCCGGTCACCACCACCGTCGCCGAGGTGCGCGGTTCATCCGCCCATACGTATCCCACCCACAGCGAGGCATCGAGGATGCCGGGTCGTATGTCGGAGAGCTTGAGCGTCTGATAAACACTACGGCCCGGTTCCACAAAGGTGCTGGTGCGTTCACCCGGCAGGCCCACGGGGATCCGCGCCCACGCGCGCACCGGCCGAGTGCCATCGTCCAGGCATTGCAATAGCAGACGGCACGCTTTCTCCCGAGTATCGAGGTAATCGATGTGCGGAGCCTCGCGATACGCGGTGAAAAGATCCACCTCCTTCACCAGCTCCGGCGTGACATTGCCATGCAGGTCCATGCCGGTGGTGATGAGACATTCCGGCCCCACCACCTCGCGGATCGCTCGGGCGAGATCGGCCTCGGCATCGTCCGTGCCCACCACGTTCATCGCGCCATGGATGTCGAAGTAAAACCCATCCAGCGGCAGCACCGCGCGGATGCCGTCGAGCAGTTCGTTCTTCATCGCCGCGTAATCCGCCGCGCGCACCGAGCCTCCGGGAATCGCCTTCGCCTGGAGAATCGGAAACCACGTGATGTCTTCACGACCGTGGAAATTCCACTCTGGCATGAAGGGATAGCGGACCTGCATTTCCTGCCCGCGGAGAATCAGGAAGTCCTCCACCCCGCTGGTCAGCGGTGAGAACGTACAACTTTCAATGGCGATGCCGCCGATGGCGATGCGATACATGACGATGACAAAAGGAAATCAGGAGTCCTTGGAGAGGATGCCACGGATGGCGGCTTCATCGGCGATCTTGCGGGAGAACTCCGGCGGATAAAGCGCGGCTCCCATCGCCGGGCGGTGATTGCGCCAGTTCATGCCGCTGTCCACGGTCTTGCGGCAGCTCAGGTGGAACTCGGACGCTTCTGTCAGGGCGGCGATCTTCGCGATATTCCGCGGGGTGATGCCGCCACCTGGCAGGATGATGAGGCGTTCACCGGCTTTCTTCACCAGTTCCCGGATCACCTCCGCGCCTTCCAAGACGCTGGCTTCCTGGCCGGACGTGAGGATGCGATGCACACCCATAGATGCGAGGGTTTCCATCGATTCGAACGGATCGCGCGAGACATCGAAGGCGCGATGGAAGGTCACTTGCAATGGTCCCGCCGCCTCGATCAAGGCGCGCGTCTTGTCTTCATCCACGCGGCCATCCGCAAGCAAGGCTCCGATCACAATGCCATCCGCACCGAACTTCCGCGCCACGGCCACATCCTCCAGCATCGTCTCCATCTCCGCATCATCGTAAAGGAAATCCCCGCCGCGCGGACGGATGATCACCATCAGGCCGAGCGACACGCGCTGGCGAACCGCCCGAATCATCCCCGCACTGGGCGTAATGCCACCCTCCATCAATCCGGCGCAAAGTTCCACTCTCACCGCTCCCGCGCGCTCCGCGGCCACGGCGCTTTCCACCGAATCAATGCAGATTTCCAACTTCACGCCGCCGAGTGAACCTCATTGGCCCCGGGATGCCAGCGGGAATCTCACAGACCTGTTCGTGGCATTTTTTTGACCACAGATTTCGCAGATTACACAGATTTGAAGAGGGGGAAAAGGTGCTACTACAAGAATGAAGGGCTGACCGCCGCTCTCTTCAATCAGCGAAATCCGTGTAATCTGTGGTTTCCTTTCCCGGGAGGCCATGGAGGCACCGACGGGTATGTGGAGCCGACGACACTCTTTCCCCAATCCGTTCAATCCGTGGTCAAAACGCCCCGGTGAGCTCAATCGCAGAACTCCAACGAGAATCGCGGCTCCTCCACCAGCGACCACCACGGTGAAACCTCGCCGCACGCGCAATGCAGGCTCACGTGCCTGTGTCCCGCCCGCTCCAGCGAACAGCGAATCGCGGAAATCGCCGTGTCCGGATGATTGCAGTCCTGGCTGAGATGGCCGAGCACCACCCGGCGCAAGCCCGGATGCGCCAGCTCCGCCACCAGTTCAGCGGCCTGTGCATTGGAAAGATGCCCGTGACGCGAGCTGATGCGCTGCTTCGTGGACCACGGACGTTTCGTGTCCGCTTCCAGCAATGCATCATCGTAGTTCGCCTCGACGAAAAGACCATGCACGCCGCGCAACCGGTCCACCATGCTCCGCGTGACAAAGCCCGCATCGCTGAGCAGGCCGAAACGCGATTCCTGATGATGGAACACGAAGCCCACCGGATCGACCGCATCGTGCTGGATCGCGAAGGCCTCGATTTCAAAAGCACCAATGCGAAATCCCTGCCCGGCGGTGAAGACTCGCCACGTCGCTCCCTCAATACCCGTGTCCTTCACCACCCGTGCGGTCGCCGCAGTGGCATAGATCGGCACCGGCATTTGCTTGAGCAGCACCCGCAGCCCGCGGATGTGGTCGCCGTGTTCGTGGGTGAGCAGGATGCCATCGAACGAGCCCGGATCAGCCCCGATCGACTGGAGGCGCGTCACCAACTGCTTCGCGCTCAATCCCGCATCCACCAGCAGGCGCGTGCCTCCCGCTTCGACCACCGTCGAATTCCCCGAACTCCCGCTGCCCAGCACCGCAAACCGCATGGCGGTGGATGCTACGGGACCCGCCCGGCGGCGGCAATCCCGGACGCGGGATGATTGCAATCGCGCTACACCGGCCTAGGATGCGTCATCCCTTCACGGCATGACCCGGCTCCACTTTTTCCGCAACCTCCGCACGGCGATCCTGCTGCTGATGGTCTGCACGGTGGTGGTGGCGGTCGGCGGCCTGTGGTGGGCGAATGCCACCGGCCTGCCGGAGACGTGGCGGCAGATGATGGAGCACGAGTTGGAAAAGCAGGGCCTCCACGTCAGCGTGGCCAGCCTCAGCTACCAGCCCTTCCACGGCGGCCTCGTCGCCACGGAGATCCGCGTGTTTTCGGACGAATCCCGCACCCGCCAGATCTCGCGGATGGAACGCGTGGCGATCGATTTCGACAAGAGCCTGCTGGCCCGCGGCCAGATGAAGCTCACCAAGCTCGCACTCAAGGATGGCCGTCTCGATCTGCCCGTCGACCCCGCCAACCCGCAGGGCGAGATGCTGGAGGCCAGCCATGTGAATGCCACCATCGCCATGCCCGGTGGCCGCGTGCTGGAGATCCGTGATGCCAGCGGCGAGATCGAGGGCATCGAGGTCACTCTCGCCGCCCGCATCCTGGGCTACCGCCCCGCGCTCACCGCCCAAGCCGCGGATGATCCTAACCGCAAGGCCCGGCTGGAGTTGCTCAAACGCTGCCTTGATGAAGCCCGCAACTGGCGGTTCGATGAAAAAGAGCGCCCGAAGCTCAACATCGCCATCGACGGCGATTTCGCGGACCGTTCCACGCTCCATGGCCGCGTGAAATTCAGCGCGAAGGACGTGGAACGCGGCGGCCACCCCCTCCAGCGTGTGGCCGCGGAGGCGGAGTGGACCGGCACCCTGCTCACCGTCACCTCGCTCAAGGCCTCCGACCGCCGCGGCGATCTGGAAGGACGGCTCGACTACGATCTCGCAGGCCGCGAGGGCCGCTTCGGTTTCAGCTCCGGCCTCGATCTGCCTCGCCTGCTGCGTTCGTGGTTCGGCGTGGATTCCATCCACGATGTCACCTTGGCCGGTGAGCAACGGATCGAGAGTTCCGGCGAATTCCGTCTCGTAGATGGCGGGCCGCCGGAGGTGAAGCTGACCGGCTCCGCCAGCCTCAAGGCGCTGATGATCCGCGGCACCGCCTTCGATTCGTTCGAAACCGCATTCTCCTGGAGCAAGGGCAACCTGTTCCTGCGCGACATCAAGGTGCTGCGCCGCGATGGCCAGCTCACCGGCAAGCTGCTGCTCCAGGACGACTACATCCGTGTCGCACTGCGCTCGAATTTTCCGCTCGCGGTCGCCCGCCCGTTCTTCGCCGGCCAACCGTTCGGCCGCGTGCTCAATGACTTCACCGAGAACGAGCACACCAAGGTGGATGCGAATCTCGAATGCGGCTGGGACCTCCATGACGTCCACTCGTGGGTCGTCAGCGGCCATGGCCGGGTGGACAACTGCACCTATCGCGGCACGCCCTTCCTCGTCGCGGAAACCGATCTCGATCTCAGCCACAGCGCCCTCGATTTCCGGAATGGAGCCGTCACCTTCGATTACCGGAACTACGGCCTGCAGCGCGCCTTCGATGGACCGCGGACCGGCTCGCTGAAAGTGAAGCAGGTCCGCTACGACAGCGAGGCGGACACCGTGGCCATCTCCAATGTGGAGGGCACCTTCTGGCCCGCGCCGCTGGTGCGGATGTTCGCCCGCGGCATCGCGGAGGATCTGGAGCAATACCGCTTCCACCAGCCCCCCGTGCTGCAATGCTCCGGCCTGGTCGATACCATCGGCAAGGGTCGCACCGATCTGAAGATCTCCTTCAAAACCAACGCCCCGGCCACCTACGAGTTCATCGACAAGGACCTGCTGCTGGAATCGCCTTCCGCCAATGTCCGCATCCAGAATGAAAAGGTCGTGGTGGACAATCTCGCCTTCCGCGCCTTCGGCGGTCCGGTCAATGGCACCGTCACCCGCAATCCCGGACGGGATGCCGGCTTGAGCGGCGAGTTCAGTTGGACCCGGCTCTCGTTCAATGATGTTGGCGAGCTTTACGGATTCGATCCCAAGGGCGGCGGCCAGCTCACCGGCCGCATCGAGTTCACCTGCGGCACCCACGGTGTGGACAAGCTGAACGGCCGCGGCCTGATGGCTCTGGAAAAAGGCGAGCTCTTCTCCGTACCCATCTTCGGCCCGCTCTCACCGCTCATCGCCGGCATCCTCGCCAACCGCAAGGCGGGCTTCCAGCATGCCAAGGACGCCTTCTGCACCTTCGTCATCCAGGACGGCGTCCTGAAAACCAATGATTTCCGCACCGCCACTTCCTCACTCGCCTTCACCGGAGATGCCCGCGTGGATCTCACCAAGGTCACGCTGGACATGACCATGCGCATGAACACCCGCGGTCTGCTCGGCGTGCTCACCCTGCCACTGCGTCCGTTCTCCGGTCTCTTCCAATTCCACGGCAGCGGCCCGCTCCGCGATCCCGAGTGGCGGAATGTCATGTTCACCTCGCCGCCGAAGGACCAGGAAGACGCCCTGATGAACCCGCCCAAGGCAATCATCGCGGAGCCTTGATATGGTCTAGCGGAATCCGCAATTTGCTGACATTCAGATGACAGACCGTGTTTAAAGCAAAGGGGGGACTCCGTCAATGTCACTCAAACGAGGCCAAATGCTAGTTAGGACCCGCTATTGGGCTCTAGTTAACGCCGTTCTTCGCTTATACGAACATAGCAAAAAGTCAGCAATGCAATAGCCCCAATCGCTAATGATCCGAAAATGAACATTTTCTCCGAGGACGATCGCTCTTCAGAGTTTCGGCTAATTTCGACAAGCCTTTTCGCTTCAGATCTTTTGTTGATTGAACCATCATCTCCGATCGAATCAAGATTCAACGAATGAAATTCGAATTTTATCAGATAGGGCTTGAGGCGCGAAGCTAATTGAGTTCGCGATTTTGGTGTTTCAAAATCTGAAGGATTCACTTCAAAATCCGGCACAAATTTCTTAATCGCCTGGGTACAGCTAGCTATCGTCCTCATTCGTAGCACTGGAATCGCGGAATCACTAGATGGGACGATAGACCCTTTGTCGGCCCATGCGCTCGCGGGCGAGTTCAGCATCATTATCGCGATCTCAAATTTATATCGGGAATATTCCCTTTCGATGAAAAAGGATTTCGCAAAAGTATTTTTCCAAAGCTCGGGAGCCTCAAACCACTCCATAAAAGATTTTGAATCCTTCTGATCCCAGTAATCCTGCAAAATTTTGTGAGATTTTTCCGCAGCTTGCACGTACGCCTCTGGAGGATAAATGCCATTATTTTCACGTCCTCTTGATGCAAGGGGATGAGCTAATATCGTGACCAACAATATCAAGAAAAACAAGCGACTAGTTGCAGCGGGAAACTTCATCTTTTTTCAGCCTGAAAATCAGAGATCCCGCACCAAAACCGTCCACTATCTCGTTTCCCATCCCAAATATCCAAACGGGGGAATTCCTTTATCCACATCTTCCCACAACTATCCATTCAACATCAAAAATCAACCCTGGAAAGATTCCAAATCCAATGATACATTAAAAACAACCAATACATTCTACTTCTGTTTTTCCATCTCTTCTTTTACTCTATCCAAATACGTTGTAATCGCAGTGGAAGAATACTCCACAGGCCCATCATAGGTTACTCCCGATATTTTCTGGATGGTAGCAAGCAGAGCCCATTGGAATTTCCGACTGGTGATTTCGATCTCCGCATTCGAGATCGTACGGCGCAGCCACTTATTCTCATAGTCAAGAGCCTCGCAAATTTTCGCAAGCGATTTCTTGCCAGCAATTTCTTGCAAAGCCTCCGCAGCTTCCTTCTTAATTACCCGATTTGGATATTTCAAGGCCACCAGAAGCATCTCCTCATCTTTCAACTCTTTAAGTTTTTTAATAGCGGAGGATGCCTTTTCCGAATCATCCGAAATCAGCCCGTCGAACGCATTTGAAGCATCCGCATGCTCCAACACAGTCGAATGACGGGCTAAAAAGGCCAGCTTCTCTGCCTGCGCAGCATCTCGAACTCCATCAATGGAATTCGCCGCAACTGGCAGTATTGCCATAGCCCCCATCAACACAATAAAGTATGCACATTCTCTAAATGATTTCATATGTCAGAATCCGTCATTATTTAACGCCTTGTCGGAAGCATTGTTTTTCCAAGATTCCGTGTCACCATTTTTTTCTTTTTTCATTTTAAAATGGACGCGCCATTCCAGCGGGTCTGAAACCCTATACCATTTCTTGGCAATTTCAAGCCTCACAAACTCCTTGAAATGATCGCGCATTTCAAAGACATCCCCAACCGCCCCAGTAGTATTCATCATTAAATGGGTGGGATTATCGCTACTAGCCAGTCTCCCGACGCCATTCTCGTCGTATGGATTATTAAATTCATCATCTGGATTCGAATCATCATTGCCCTCGATGCTAGAACTGTCAGGGAATTGTTCCGGCGTATCTTCTGCTTTCGGCTGATCATCGAATAGAGCTCCATCCACTTCTGGAAGTTGCGCTTTAGAATAACCATTCGGATTTAACACCTTAATGCGGATTTGCCGGGACGCATCCCATTTCTTATTAACCCCACCCGACAAAGGCTGATTGGAAACAATATGCTTTTTAGAATAACCGGGAGGTAATGTGATATTAACTCCAGTCAAATCCGGAATATCCTGATCCGTGATAATGTTTTCAGGATAAACTTTCCAAGTCGTCACCGCGCTCACAGACATCGAAGTAACATCGGCATCTTCGACAGGAATCACATTACCCAACACACAAGCACCGGTCACCCAAACAGTCCAAACGTTTATCTTTACAACTGAGGAGCCGTCATTTTTGATTCTAATCTCACCTATTTGCCTTGAAATCGCGTCTCTTTTGAACTTACGTTTCAATGGTTCCCCGGCGACCTCTTCACCACCATCCCATTCCACAATTTGGCGGGGATCGTTTGCCGTAATTTCATCCGCATTCAGTCCCACGGCTTTTAGAATCACATAGTCATCTGGGATCTCAATCGTTTTTTTCGGAGTCACGAAATGTAGCTCCGGATTCTCCGTCTTCTTACTAAGAATCATGTCACCCACGACGCCACTCATTCCGGTGTCCGGGACGATGGAAACTTGGGACGCAACTGCATAGGTCCACTTCTCTAATCCATCCGTTTGCGCCCCTTCAGGCTCAAGGCTCAAGGGTCAAGGGAGTAGAAATACTCGCGTAAGCTGGAATGGAAAGCGTCACGATGGTAGTCGCTCCCGGAATTTGAGTAGGCGTACCCGTTGTCCCCAATTGCTGGGTAGCGGCAACCGAGGTGGAGCGCTCCCTTTTCAGAAATTTAAATGTCCGATTAGTGGGCATCATGGGAGCGCTAACCCAAAAGCGAGTTTGCAGGAGAGACGCCGCCTTAACTGAATTCGAACCGCTCGTCCATACATTGAATCCCGCATGTGCACCGGCCCTATAATCTCCAGATAGTGGGATATGTGTGGCAGTAGCGATATTTTCGGGGATAGCATCGAAATTGAACTTCGATAATAGCCGAACGGCAACGCTTAGTGGTGTCAACGGTGTATTGTCGTTCGCGGTAAAGGTCTGAAAAGGGTGCCAATAGCGGTAGGCGCTGAATTCCCCCGAAGGGGTCCCTCCACCAAGAACTTCAACATGCGCCATTCCCGACCGGATCTCCGTAACTATGTTAGGCGGAAAATCGGCCGCGGATTGAGGATTGGTGCCTGCCCGTTGTTCCTCCAGATTGGAGATACCGTCCCCATCCGGATCGCCAAAGAGGCCGTTGTTGAATGCGACGGAGCCGTCGTCCTTTGGATCGAGGTCGTTTTGAACCTCATAGCCATCGCTCAATCCATCGTCATCCGTATCCGCTGCAAAGGGTTTGGTGTGGTAGATGGAGATCTCTTCCAGATTGGTCAGTCCATCGCCGTCGAAGTCGGCATTCTCCGGGTCGTCGGTCGGCTCGTCGGTGTATTGGAGTCGGACGAAAAACTTGTCCGCCGTGGAAGAGAAGCCGTAGCTGATGGTTTCATCCGCCCCCAACTCCACCGCCGGAAAGTAGTTCCACGTTCGAAGATCCTCCGAGTATTGGAGGAAGTAGGATCGGGCCGCGAGTCCCTGCCAATCGAGATTTACGGTGTCTCCCGCACCATGGGTCAGGATGGCTTGCGGTTGGCTCGTCATCTGGCCGAAGACGGGCATAGCCGCCGCCAGCAGTAAAAGAAGGGATTTCATGGTGCTCCCTCCTCACTGTTGGTTTGAGTCGCCGGAGCCTGGCGTTTCCAGAATTGAACCGTGGTGTCCTTCGGCTGCTTCGGGTGAGCCTCGTCATAGGCCTTCTGTGCCGCTGCATCCGCCGTGCGCTGGGCGTAGGCGGCCTTCAAAACGGCTTCGTTGTCCCGATAGTGCTGGAGCAGTGCCTGAACCGGGGCGAGCGCGGCGGCATTGGAGGCGTCACCTCGCGTAACAATCAAAGAAGGAAGAGTGGAAGGGAAGGCCGGAACTTGTGGAGCCTGATAGGTCTGCCCACGTGTCTGGTATAGGCTGGCCAGTTTGGCGGTGTCCACATTCGCGGGAACCATGAGAAAGCTGTAGAGTTCCTCACCCACCGGAATATGGGCTACGTTGGCCAAAAGGCTGAAATCCACATTGCTCCATGCGGCGAAACGTTGCTCTCCAACCGCCCATTCCAGGTAAGTCTTCTGGTGGTCGTAGATGATGGCGGTAAGACCGAGGGCCTTGTAAACGCGTTGCTCTCCGCCCGTCTGTTGGAATGATTGCACGGCACCCCGGAGAAGAGCGGGCTGTTCCTCTGGAAGAGCGGGCGGCGCGATCTTCTGCATGATGACCGTGTGGTCGCCTTGATCGTGAACGGCAGTGCGTTTCACCACGACTCCTTCCAACGGCTGCTTTTCAACCAGGATGACGACATGGCCCTCGATGGGGACTGATTCCTGGGCAAAAAGCGGGGCCGCCAGACCGAGCGACCCGGAAAACACGACAGGGAGAATCTTGGGATTCATGGGGAGAGATTGCGAGTGAGACGTGACGGCGTGTTGCTTAACACTCAAGAGGATTCGCGGACTTCATGGCCTTTTCACACAACCAGAATAGAAACATCGTAAATTCAGATTTTATACCAGCTTTTTCGATATTTGGCCGGATTTGTCAGAATTTCATCGTGGCAAAATCCATCTACTCCGCGAACTACGAGCGATTCGTGCAAGTCCTTGGACGCGTGCGGAGCGACGCCGGACTGTCCCAGGAGGCTCTCGCTAAAAAAATGAAAATGAGCCAATCAACCGTCAGCGATCTCTTGCGAGGACAGCGGCGGCTGGATGTGATCGAATGGATCTCGTATTGCAAAGCCTGCGGGATCACACCGGAGAGATTCCTGG belongs to Luteolibacter ambystomatis and includes:
- a CDS encoding thrombospondin type 3 repeat-containing protein is translated as MKSLLLLLAAAMPVFGQMTSQPQAILTHGAGDTVNLDWQGLAARSYFLQYSEDLRTWNYFPAVELGADETISYGFSSTADKFFVRLQYTDEPTDDPENADFDGDGLTNLEEISIYHTKPFAADTDDDGLSDGYEVQNDLDPKDDGSVAFNNGLFGDPDGDGISNLEEQRAGTNPQSAADFPPNIVTEIRSGMAHVEVLGGGTPSGEFSAYRYWHPFQTFTANDNTPLTPLSVAVRLLSKFNFDAIPENIATATHIPLSGDYRAGAHAGFNVWTSGSNSVKAASLLQTRFWVSAPMMPTNRTFKFLKRERSTSVAATQQLGTTGTPTQIPGATTIVTLSIPAYASISTPLTLEP
- a CDS encoding helix-turn-helix domain-containing protein, which translates into the protein MAFSHNQNRNIVNSDFIPAFSIFGRICQNFIVAKSIYSANYERFVQVLGRVRSDAGLSQEALAKKMKMSQSTVSDLLRGQRRLDVIEWISYCKACGITPERFLEELAFVTRSKD
- a CDS encoding MBL fold metallo-hydrolase; its protein translation is MRFAVLGSGSSGNSTVVEAGGTRLLVDAGLSAKQLVTRLQSIGADPGSFDGILLTHEHGDHIRGLRVLLKQMPVPIYATAATARVVKDTGIEGATWRVFTAGQGFRIGAFEIEAFAIQHDAVDPVGFVFHHQESRFGLLSDAGFVTRSMVDRLRGVHGLFVEANYDDALLEADTKRPWSTKQRISSRHGHLSNAQAAELVAELAHPGLRRVVLGHLSQDCNHPDTAISAIRCSLERAGHRHVSLHCACGEVSPWWSLVEEPRFSLEFCD
- a CDS encoding M81 family metallopeptidase, translating into MYRIAIGGIAIESCTFSPLTSGVEDFLILRGQEMQVRYPFMPEWNFHGREDITWFPILQAKAIPGGSVRAADYAAMKNELLDGIRAVLPLDGFYFDIHGAMNVVGTDDAEADLARAIREVVGPECLITTGMDLHGNVTPELVKEVDLFTAYREAPHIDYLDTREKACRLLLQCLDDGTRPVRAWARIPVGLPGERTSTFVEPGRSVYQTLKLSDIRPGILDASLWVGYVWADEPRTSATVVVTGTDETACREETVRIARVYWDARYDFDFCVEAHDADTCIAKAAALKQKAVFISDSGDNPTAGGAGDIPTFIGRLLAHPDFASGAATAIYASMPDPAAVRVCYDAGVGAYVKVSLGGKLDPVHARPLEVEGEVVLLSPDDVVGGDLAVLRAGGVNVILTSRRKPFHVIHEFTRLGLDPKEHELTVVKIGYLEPELRDAASHAFLALTTGAVNQDIPKLPFKRVRRPFYPLDDGFDPGDFEVQVVA
- a CDS encoding AsmA-like C-terminal region-containing protein, with amino-acid sequence MTRLHFFRNLRTAILLLMVCTVVVAVGGLWWANATGLPETWRQMMEHELEKQGLHVSVASLSYQPFHGGLVATEIRVFSDESRTRQISRMERVAIDFDKSLLARGQMKLTKLALKDGRLDLPVDPANPQGEMLEASHVNATIAMPGGRVLEIRDASGEIEGIEVTLAARILGYRPALTAQAADDPNRKARLELLKRCLDEARNWRFDEKERPKLNIAIDGDFADRSTLHGRVKFSAKDVERGGHPLQRVAAEAEWTGTLLTVTSLKASDRRGDLEGRLDYDLAGREGRFGFSSGLDLPRLLRSWFGVDSIHDVTLAGEQRIESSGEFRLVDGGPPEVKLTGSASLKALMIRGTAFDSFETAFSWSKGNLFLRDIKVLRRDGQLTGKLLLQDDYIRVALRSNFPLAVARPFFAGQPFGRVLNDFTENEHTKVDANLECGWDLHDVHSWVVSGHGRVDNCTYRGTPFLVAETDLDLSHSALDFRNGAVTFDYRNYGLQRAFDGPRTGSLKVKQVRYDSEADTVAISNVEGTFWPAPLVRMFARGIAEDLEQYRFHQPPVLQCSGLVDTIGKGRTDLKISFKTNAPATYEFIDKDLLLESPSANVRIQNEKVVVDNLAFRAFGGPVNGTVTRNPGRDAGLSGEFSWTRLSFNDVGELYGFDPKGGGQLTGRIEFTCGTHGVDKLNGRGLMALEKGELFSVPIFGPLSPLIAGILANRKAGFQHAKDAFCTFVIQDGVLKTNDFRTATSSLAFTGDARVDLTKVTLDMTMRMNTRGLLGVLTLPLRPFSGLFQFHGSGPLRDPEWRNVMFTSPPKDQEDALMNPPKAIIAEP
- a CDS encoding HEAT repeat domain-containing protein, which translates into the protein MKSFRECAYFIVLMGAMAILPVAANSIDGVRDAAQAEKLAFLARHSTVLEHADASNAFDGLISDDSEKASSAIKKLKELKDEEMLLVALKYPNRVIKKEAAEALQEIAGKKSLAKICEALDYENKWLRRTISNAEIEITSRKFQWALLATIQKISGVTYDGPVEYSSTAITTYLDRVKEEMEKQK
- a CDS encoding copper homeostasis protein CutC, producing MKLEICIDSVESAVAAERAGAVRVELCAGLMEGGITPSAGMIRAVRQRVSLGLMVIIRPRGGDFLYDDAEMETMLEDVAVARKFGADGIVIGALLADGRVDEDKTRALIEAAGPLQVTFHRAFDVSRDPFESMETLASMGVHRILTSGQEASVLEGAEVIRELVKKAGERLIILPGGGITPRNIAKIAALTEASEFHLSCRKTVDSGMNWRNHRPAMGAALYPPEFSRKIADEAAIRGILSKDS